TGCTAAATCCCTGAGCATTTTCAGTAAGGTGGAGGTGGGACCATGATGTTGAACGACGTTGATCCTGACATTGCTTATTACATCGAACAGGAGCGTCAACGACAGAATAATGGTCTTGAGTTGATCCCATCGGAAAATTTTGTCAGCCTTGCTGTTCTCCAAGCTTTAGGGTCTGTACTTACCAATAAATATTCTGAAGGATATCCGGGAAAAAGGTACTATGGCGGTTGTCAGCATATTGATGCTATTGAGATATTAGCCATTGAACGGGCAAAAAAACTCTTCGGAGCAGAACATGTGAATGTTCAACCATTATCAGGAGCTCCTGCGAATATTGCTGTGTACTTTGCCTTGCTTGAGCCTGGTGATACCATTCTTGGAATGGACCTCTCCCATGGTGGTCATCTTACCCATGGTCATCCGGTTACCTCTATGGCAAAGATCTTCAATTTTGTCCGCTATAAAACTGATGCTTCTGGTAACGTCGATCTCGATAATCTCAGAGCAATGGCACAAACGCACAAGCCAAAGATCATCCTTGCGGGATTTTCAGCATATTCCCGCGAATTAGATTATGAGGGATTCAAAAAAATTGCAGATGAGGTTGGAGCCATTACCATGATGGATATGGCTCATATTGCTGGGCTCATTGCTGGAAAGCAACTCAAAAATCCTGTTCCTCTTTTTGATATTGTGACAACAACAACCCATAAAACATTACGAGGACCTCGGGGAGGAATGATCCTTTGTAAAGAGAAATTTGCCAAGGCTATTGATAAGGCAGTCTTTCCTGGTTTTCAGGGTGGTCCGCACGAGAATAATATCGCGGCAAAGGCTGTTGCTTTCCAAGAAGCACTCAAACCAGAATTTCAAGCATATGCAAAACAAATTATTGTCAATGCAAAAGTCCTCTGTGAAACATTACGGGTAAACGGTTTTAAAATCATGTTTGGAGGAACTGACAATCACTTGATGCTTG
The Candidatus Woesearchaeota archaeon genome window above contains:
- a CDS encoding serine hydroxymethyltransferase, coding for MMLNDVDPDIAYYIEQERQRQNNGLELIPSENFVSLAVLQALGSVLTNKYSEGYPGKRYYGGCQHIDAIEILAIERAKKLFGAEHVNVQPLSGAPANIAVYFALLEPGDTILGMDLSHGGHLTHGHPVTSMAKIFNFVRYKTDASGNVDLDNLRAMAQTHKPKIILAGFSAYSRELDYEGFKKIADEVGAITMMDMAHIAGLIAGKQLKNPVPLFDIVTTTTHKTLRGPRGGMILCKEKFAKAIDKAVFPGFQGGPHENNIAAKAVAFQEALKPEFQAYAKQIIVNAKVLCETLRVNGFKIMFGGTDNHLMLVDVYSSKGVTGQQAETALDKAGITLNKNMIPDDPRKPLDPSGIRLGTPAITTRGMKEREMKQIGKMITNVIAHHDDEQVIQEVQKEVMSLAHQFPLYPDIK